The segment GCCACCTCGTGGTACTCGCGCCCGACGGCCGCGTTGCGACCGACGAAGCGGCCGTCGCGCACGTCGTGGAAGACGCCGTGGTCGGCGCCGTCGTAGTCGAGGTCGCCGGCGTAGAGCCAGGCGTAGTAGGCGTGGCGATCGATCGGCGCCCGAAGCGCGTCGGGTGTCTTGTCGTGCAGGGAGTAGGCGACGAAGTAGCGCACGCCCATCACCTCGGGCGTGAGGTCGCCGTCGATGTCGAACACGTCGTAGAGCTGCGACTCGTTGTAGTAGACGTCCACGTCGTAGATGCGCTCGGTCTCCGCGGGCAGGAGCTGCCGCAGCTCGGCGATGTGGCCGACGTTCACGTGCGTGCATCCGTGCGACATCGGCCCGCGCGAGAGCAGCCACAGGTAGCGGTAGGGCTTCCCGTCGGGGTTGCCGTGGGTCCCCGTGCGCCACGCCGCCGGGAGGAAGCCCGTCTGCGCGGGCTCCATCTGCCACCACAGCGTGTGGAAGGAGTTGTGCATGTTGGTGCCGACGTGCATGTACGGCAGCCACGGCGAGTAGCTGTACGACTCGTCGGTCGGGATGTGGTCGACCGTGAGGGAGCGCTGGTGGGTGGTGAGCGCGCGCCGTCCCGGGGTTGGGTAGTAGGGAATGCGCTTCCCGTTCCAGGTCGTGTACTCGTTGAAGGTGCCGACCGGATAGATCGCGGTGAACTCGTCGAACGTGATGGCGCCGTCGCGGACGGGATAGAGGCCGTGCGACACGTTGGCGAGCAGCACGAGGAACGCCGCGCGCAGCTCGGCCGACGGCTTGCCGCCCGACGTCGCCCGCGCGACGAGCGCGTCCACCTGCGGGCCCATGCCCGGCTCGAGCTCAGTCAGCCACAGGCGCGTCGGCAGCATCAGGTTCACCAGCTCGATGCGCCGGGCCGCGTCGAGATGCCGGCGATCCTCCGGCTGGACCTCCGCCGTCCAGCGCGCGACCACGTCGTCGACGGGGATGTGGATGCGGAAGACGCGCCCGGGGTTCAGGCGCTCCAGCAGCCGCAGGTTCCGCTCGCGCAGCGCCGCCGGCGAGAGCGTCTTCTCCTCGCGCACGAGGCGTTCGAGATCCACCTCGCGCAGCCTGGCCTCGAACTCATCGAAGGCGTGGTTCTGCGTGAGCACCATGCGATCGGCGTCGACCAGCGTGCGATAGGTGCGCCAGCGCTGCCAGAGATCGCGCGCGTAATCCGCGAGAACGTCGTCGGACAGGACGGCCGTCGCGCGCAGCTGATTGCCGCGCCCGACGTGCAGGTGCAGCCGCTGCGGGTCGGCCGTGCGCGGCGCGAAGCCTGTATAGAAGGACGGCTCGCGCCGATCGTAGTAGAGGCCGTACGACATCGGATCGGCCGGCCCGCCGCTGCCGGCGCGTCCCACCGCGGGCGCCAGGCTCGACAACAGGACGACTGCGATCCACCAGAAGTTCCGCATCTTCGTTCCTCCTCGCCGCTCTAGTCGAGCAGCAGCTTCCCGCGATCGAGCGCGTGCCCCGCGCCCACCTTGCGCAGCTCGCGGTTCAGCTCCATCCCCCTGTCACTGTCGAACGGTACGGGCTTCACCGTGTAGAACTGGATCGCTTCGGGCTCGAACGGCGCCTCGTAGAGCGGCACGTTCGAGAGCGTCTGCGCCTCCTCGGCCTTGCGTCCGACGAAGCGGCAGACCGGCACCTCGCGCATGGTCACCTTGCCCACCGGTCCCAGCACCGCGTTGTTCCCGTAGAGCCACCGATAGTACGGATCGCGCCGATTCGCCACGTAGGTGCGCAGCGGCGTGTGCTCGGTGTCGCACTTGTAGGCGATGTAGTACTGCACGCCGACCACCGCCTCGGTGCCGTCGCCGCGGACGTCGAACACGTCGTAGCAGCCGGGCAGGTTGCGGAACGTCCGCACGCGCTCGAGCACGGTCGACTCGGTCGGTACGATCTGCCGCATCTCGCTCACGTGCCCGGAAGCGAGACGGGTGCAGCCGTGGGAGACCGGCGCGCGGCTCGTGATCCAGAGGTTCTGGTAGGGCTTCTTGCCATCGCGCTCGCTCACCATGTTGCGCCACGCGGACGGCAGGAACTTGGTCGAGTTCAGCTGGCAGCGCACGCCGGCGTTGTGGAACGCGTTGTAGGTGATGCCGCCCGCGTACTGGTACGGCAGCATGGTGATGAAGCCGTATCCGGGGTTCGGCGAGAGGTAGTCGACCATGCCGAGGAGCCCGCGCCCGTGCGTGCGCGGCGTCAGGTTCCACACGCCCGTCACCCCGAAGTCCGGGAGCTTCTCGCCGCGGTACGTCGTCGTCGCGTCGACCGTGCCGGCGGGATAGACGGCCGTGAACTCGATCGCCTGCACCGCGCCGTCGCGCACCGTGTAGAGGCCGCCGGTCGCCTTGTCGACGAACGGGCCCACCTGCTCGCGGAGCGCGGCGCCATCGGGTCCGCCCTGTCGCGCGGCGTCGGCGGCGCGTCCGAGCATCGCGTCGAGGTCGGGCGGGAGCGCAGTCAGGTTCACACGTCCGGGCAGGACGGCGTTCGCGGCGTCGAGACGCTGGGCGGCCGATGCACCGGCGTCGAGCGCGGCGAGGGTCGGCTGCCAGCGCTTGGCGACCTGGTCGACCGGGATGCGGATGCGGAAGACGCGATCGGGGTTGAGCTTCGACATCAGCTCCAGCGTCTTCGCACGATCGCGGCTCGCGGCGACGCCGGCGGCGCCGGTCTCGTCGAGGCGCGCCGTGAAGCGCTCGTACTGCTTGTTGGTGGTGAGGGTGATGACGCCGCGGTCGATCAGCTCCTGGTAGACCTTGCGGCGTTCGACGAGATCGCTCGCGTACGCGTCGATCTCGCGCTCGCCGAGCACGACCGTCACGCGCACCTGGTTGCCGCGCCCGAGCTCGATGTGGACGCGCTCGGGGTCCTGCGTGCGCGGCGCGAAGCCGACGTAGAAGGACGGCTCGTACCAGTGGAAGTACACGCCCGGCGCCGGCTCGGCGCCGTCCCACTCGATCTCGCTCGCCTCGAGCGCCGCGCGCGCCGACGTCGCGGCGAGCAGGAGCACGAGGATCGTCCAGGCCGGCCTCACTTGAGCTTCCCCTCGAGCGATACCATCTCGGTTCCCTTTCCGACTGGACCCTCGAGCGCAGCGAGGGCGGTCACGTTCTTCAACGAGTCGTTGCCGCCGAACGGCCGGCACTGGAAGAGCCAGAGCTTTCCGCCGACGCACCCGAACTCGACGTCCCGCGGGCGCGGGGCCCCGGCGGGACCGCGAGCCGGCTCGAGCGTGTCGTCGAGCTTACGACCAGCCCCGACGAGCTCAGTCAACTCGCCCGGCGCGCCGGGGTCGACCGAGGCGCCGAAGCTCTCGTGGTGCATCGGCGTCTCGCACGCCGCGAGATCGTCCACGCGTCGCGCGACGTCGGCGAAGACGAGGAGCGGGGATCCGCGCAGCACGTCGTCGCCGATGCCGCTCACCTGCGGGAGCAGGAACGTCCACGGCGCCCACACCTCGGCGAAGGCGACCGTCGCGCTCTGCTGCGCCCATTCGACGACGCGCTCGACCTTCTTCATCCCGGCCGCGAGGTCGGCCTGCGACTTCGACCCGGATGAGGCGAGGCCGTCGATCGTCTTCGCGGCCTCGGCGCGCTCGCGCTCGCCGAGGAGCCCCGAGCCGTACGCCGCTTCCGTGAGCGCACCGAGAACCCGGATGTCCTGCTTCCCGGTTTGTCCCTTCGCGTCGAGCCACGCGCTGCCGCGGCGCTGGATCAGGGCCGCCGAGGTGATGGCGACGTCGACCAGACGGCGCTGATCGGCCGGCGACGGCTTTCGCGACGCGACCCCGCGCCGCGCCCGGGCCATGATGGCGGCGAGGTTCGTCATCGCGTCGACCGGATCGGTCGTGGCGCTCGGCATCTTCGCCGACAGCTCGGCAGCGAGCGCCTTGTCGTCGAAGGCCGCGAGCTGCGTGCGCAGGACGCTCTCGTCGAGCGAGGTGACCTTCTCGATCTCCGCCATCAGCTCGTCGACCTGCGAGCGCACCGAGCCCGCCGGCTGCTTGTCGCGGTACGCCTTCAGCTTCGGGAGGAGGTTCGCCGAGAGCTGGTTGTGGGTCGCGTCGCGCAGCGGCTTGAACTTCGGGTCGGCCTGCTGGATGCGGATGGCGATGTTGCGGATCTTCTGGATCTGCCCCTGATCGTTGCGCACGTAGTAGCGGCGCTGCAGCTCGTAGGCGAGGAGGTAGTCGCGTGCGTCGTCGTAGTCGGGCAGCGTCAGGTAGTTCTCGAAGAACTTCGGCGCAGCGGCCGCCTCGTACTCCGCGCCGGCGAGCCCGCCGTAGGAACGCATCTCGGCCAGCTTGTGCGTGGGGTTGGTCTCCGTGAAATATTTCTCCAGGATGTAGCCGCGGACGAGGTCGTGGTGGTCGGCGAACGAATCCCATTCCCAGAGATCGCGCGCGAAGATGTTCGCGATCCACATGCGCTGCTTTCCGAGCGCCAGGGCCCACGGTGCCCGGAAGGCGGAGCAGAAGAGCGCGTCGGGTCCGCACGGGCTTCGCACCTGGTTGTCCACCTGCACCGGGAGCTTCTGCCCGTTCGGGCAGACGCAGTAGTTCTCGGTGTACGGGCCCTTCATCTTCGAGAGGCAGAGGGCGAAGTTCCGCTTGAGTTCGTCCTGCTGCGCGTTCGTGAGCACCGTGGGCGGCTCGAAGCCGTGCGCGACCCCTGCGAACACCCCGACTGCCAGCGCGAGCGCCGGCCATGCGAACCCACGCCGTTTGGTCACGGGGCACCCCCCTTACCGCACATCGATCGAAAGGAGAACCACCACGATGCGTGACGGCAGCCGGATCGGGTCGGCCGTGCTGGCGACCGTTTTGCTGGTCGGCGGCGCCTCCGCGGGGCGCGAAGCGCCCGCACCGACCGCGGCAGAATGGCTCGCCTCGATCCGTCCGTCGCCGGAGCTGCAGGAGTTCCTCGACCACACGATCGACGCCTCGCTCGCCCGCGACCCCCGCCTGCGCGCCGCGAAGGTCCGCGTGGCCCTGCTGGACCTCGCCCACGGCGAGCCCCCGCGGCTCGCCGCCTACCACGGCGAGGCGCCGATCTATCCCGCGAGCGTCGTGAAGTTCGTCTACCTGATGGCCGCCTACCGCTGGCAGGAGCAGGGCAAGCTGCGCATCGAGGGCGAGTTCGACGAGCAGCTCTCGGAGATGATCCGGCAGTCGAGCAACCAGGCGACGCGCAAGGTCTTCGCGCGGCTGACCGACACCGAGCCCGGACCCGAGCTGTCCCCCGACGCATATCGCGATTTCCGCGAGCGGCGCCTCGTCGTGAAGCGCTGGCTCGCGAGCCTCGGCATCGACGACCTCCACTGCGTGAACCCCACCTACGACGGCAACGGCGATCTCTTCGGCCGCGACGCGCAGTTCATCCGCGACCCGAGCGTCGCGGGTGGGCTCGGCGGCACGGCGCCGAATCGCCAGGCAATGACGGCGATCGGCACCGCCAAGCTGCTGGCGCTGCTCGCCACCGATCGCGCGCTCACGCCCGAGGACTCGGCCGTCGTCCGCCGTCGCATGCGGCGCGATCCGAAGGAGCAGCGCCACCTGGTCGCGCGCATCGCGGGCGGCGCCGCACGCGTCGGCGGCCTCGAGGTCTACGCCAAGAGCGGCACGTGGGGGCCGATCTACGCGGACGCGGGGATCGTGCGGCAGGTGGAATCGGGTCGCCAGATGGTGATCGTCGTCTTCACCGAGGCGGCGCCCGCCTACCACGGCGACTTCATCGCCGATCTGACCGAGCGGAGTGCCGAGCACCTGCTCGTGAAGTGACGGCCGCCGCGTCAGGTCTTGCCGGTCGGGCGGCGCGCCGGCTCGGGCCCGAGCAGACGGCCGAGCGCTAGACGAAGGAAGCGTCGCTGGCGCGCGATCGCCGCCGGGCTGTAGGGATCGCGCCCGGTGACGGTTTCGATGAGATCGGCGCTCGCGAAGTAACCGAAGATGAGGAGGTAGAGCCCGGCGCCGAGGTGCAGGAGGTCGGCTGCCTCCCAACCGCTGTCGCTCGAGTCGGCGAGGACGCGGAGCCCTTCGGAGTAGAGCGGGCGGAGCACCTTGCCGACGGCGGCCGGCAGCGCACGGCGATCCTCGAGGCCGGCGCGCTGGATCAGGCGGGGGAGGTGCGGATGCGCCACCAGGTACTCGACGAGCTGCTCGACGAAGCCGCCGGGTTCGTCGGTCGGGTGCGCCGAGCGACTCTGCGCCACCATCGTGATGATGGGCTCGAGCCCGCGCGACAGCGCCGCTTCGTAGAGCGCCCGCTTGTCGCGGAAGTGATGGTAGAGGCTCGCCTGGTTCTTCAACCCCGCGTCCGCCGCGATCTCGCGCACCGAGACGCCCGCGAAGCCGCGCTCCGCGAAGCGCCGCTCGGCGGCGTCGAGGATGACGTCGCGCGTCGACGGTGTCGCGCGCCGTCGCGCCGGCGTGGAGCGTCGCCCCATGTCGCGCCCGGTACCGGAGCGACCGTACGTTTGCAACGCCTTGACCGACGTTCGCGGCCCGCCATATAGGGTTCCGTTCACTTCTCGAACCAACGCGGAGGATTCCAATGGTCAAGGCAGCGGTGCTCTACAACTTCGGCGAGGCGTTGAAGATCGACTCGCTCAAGCTCGCCGATCCTCGTCCCGACGAGGTCGTCGTGAAGCTCGCGGCGAGTGGCGTGTGCCACTCCGATCTGTCGGTGCAGCAGGCGAAGCTGCCGTTCCCCCCGCCCGTCGTGCTCGGCCACGAGGGTGCCGGCATCGTCGAGGAGGTGGGCAAGGACGTGAAGACCCTCAAGCCCGGCGATCACGTCGTCCTGTCGTGGGTCGAGAACTGCGGTCGCTGCCACTACTGCATCGCGGGCAACGTCCACCTCTGCGAGGCCGGCTTCCAGTCGGTCATGACCGGTGGCGAGTTCGTGTTCGAGAAGGACGGCGTGAGCATCGCGCGCATGGCCGGCGTCGCGTCGTTCTCCGAGCGCACGGTCGTGCGCGCGACGGCCGCCATCAAGGTGCCGGACGACGTCCCGCTCGATCGGGCGTGCCTGGTCGGCTGCGGCGTCATGACGGGTGTCGGCGCGGCGGTGAACACCGCCAAGGTGCAGCCGGGCCAGACGGTCGCCGTGTACGGCTGCGGCGGCGTCGGCCTGAACGTCATCCAGGGCGCGGCGCTCTGCGGCGCCGGGCGCATCATCGCCGTGGATCTCTCGCCGTCGAAGCTGGAGCTCGCGAAGACGTTCGGCGCCACGGACCTCGTGAACGGCAAGGACGGCGACGCGCCCGATCAGATCCGTGCGCTCACCGACGGCCTCGGCGTCGACTTCGCGTTCGAGGTGATCGGCGTGCCCGCGGTGATCCAGCAGGCGTACATGTCGCTCAAGCGCGGCGGCAAGGTGATCGTGGTCGGCGTCCCGCCGATGGGCACCACGGTCGAGATCCCCGGCCAGATGATCTCGCTCGAAGAGAAGTCGGTCATCGGCTCGCTCTACGGCTCGGGGAACATGCGCCGCGACATGCCCCGCCTGATCGACCTCTACCAGCGCAAGCGCCTGAAGCTCGACGAGCTCGTCTCCAAGCGCATCAAGCTCGAAGACGTGAACAACGCCTTCGCCGCCATGGAGAAGGGCGAGGTCGCCCGAAGCGTGATCGTATTCTGATTCCGACCCTCGGCGGGTCGGAATCAGGGGCGAGAGTGTAGCGGCGGTGGTCCGCGCGACCGGGGTGTCGCGGCCGGCGAAGCCGGCGCGACATTCCGTCACGCGCGTCGGAGATGGTTCCGGCCTCACAACCAAGCGATGCGCGCGGCGCGAGCGGCGTGCGGTGGTGAGTGGCGCGGGGCGCCCCCGCGCCCCCCGCCGCCCCCCCCCGACCTACGCCCCCGCTCGCGACGGCGTGAAGCGCACCGGCATCCGCTTGATGCCGTTGATGAAGTACGAGCGCAGGCGTTCGGCGGGGCCGGCCAGCTCGATGTCGGGGAGGCGGCGCAGCAGCTCCTCGAACATGACGCGGATCTCGAGCCGCGCGAGGTTCGCGCCCAGGCAGAAGTGCGGGCCGATGCCGAAGGCCAGGTGGTCGTTCGGCGTGCGGCCGATGTCGAACGTCTCGGCGTGCGGGAAGGCGTCCTCGTCGCGGTTCGCGGAGGCGTAGAAGAGCACGACCTGCTCGCCCTCGCGGACCTTCTGGCCGTGGACCTCGGTGTCGCGCAGCGCGGTGCGCCGGAAGACGTTCACGGGCGACACCCACCGCAGCATCTCCTCGACGGCCGTCGGCAGCAGCGAGCGATCGGCCATCAGGCGCGCGCGCTGCTCGGGGTGCTCGATGAGCGCCAGCATGCCGCCGGAGACGAGGTTCCGCGTCGTCTCGTTGCCCGCCACGAGCAAGAGCATGAAGAACGAGCTGAAGTCGGCGCGATCGAGGCGCTCGCCGTCGACCTCGGCGTGCATGAGCGTGCTCACGAGGTCGTCCTTCGGGTTCGCGAGGCGATCCTCGGCGAGCTCGTTCGCATACATGAAGAGCTCGGCGGCGGCCATGGCGCCGACCGTCGGGTCCAGGCCGTACTCGGGGTCGTCGAAGCCGATCATCTTGTTCGACCACTCGAGGACCTTGCGCCGGTCCTCCTTCGGCACCCCGACCATCTCGACGATCACCTGCAGGGGCAGCTCGGCGGAGATGCGAT is part of the Candidatus Eisenbacteria bacterium genome and harbors:
- a CDS encoding serine hydrolase yields the protein MRDGSRIGSAVLATVLLVGGASAGREAPAPTAAEWLASIRPSPELQEFLDHTIDASLARDPRLRAAKVRVALLDLAHGEPPRLAAYHGEAPIYPASVVKFVYLMAAYRWQEQGKLRIEGEFDEQLSEMIRQSSNQATRKVFARLTDTEPGPELSPDAYRDFRERRLVVKRWLASLGIDDLHCVNPTYDGNGDLFGRDAQFIRDPSVAGGLGGTAPNRQAMTAIGTAKLLALLATDRALTPEDSAVVRRRMRRDPKEQRHLVARIAGGAARVGGLEVYAKSGTWGPIYADAGIVRQVESGRQMVIVVFTEAAPAYHGDFIADLTERSAEHLLVK
- a CDS encoding TetR/AcrR family transcriptional regulator, with translation MGRRSTPARRRATPSTRDVILDAAERRFAERGFAGVSVREIAADAGLKNQASLYHHFRDKRALYEAALSRGLEPIITMVAQSRSAHPTDEPGGFVEQLVEYLVAHPHLPRLIQRAGLEDRRALPAAVGKVLRPLYSEGLRVLADSSDSGWEAADLLHLGAGLYLLIFGYFASADLIETVTGRDPYSPAAIARQRRFLRLALGRLLGPEPARRPTGKT
- a CDS encoding Zn-dependent alcohol dehydrogenase; its protein translation is MVKAAVLYNFGEALKIDSLKLADPRPDEVVVKLAASGVCHSDLSVQQAKLPFPPPVVLGHEGAGIVEEVGKDVKTLKPGDHVVLSWVENCGRCHYCIAGNVHLCEAGFQSVMTGGEFVFEKDGVSIARMAGVASFSERTVVRATAAIKVPDDVPLDRACLVGCGVMTGVGAAVNTAKVQPGQTVAVYGCGGVGLNVIQGAALCGAGRIIAVDLSPSKLELAKTFGATDLVNGKDGDAPDQIRALTDGLGVDFAFEVIGVPAVIQQAYMSLKRGGKVIVVGVPPMGTTVEIPGQMISLEEKSVIGSLYGSGNMRRDMPRLIDLYQRKRLKLDELVSKRIKLEDVNNAFAAMEKGEVARSVIVF
- a CDS encoding cytochrome P450 → MATPNLRPPVDLIDQSQYEAAGPPHATFAQLRRECPVYWNEMPGDVGFWSLLKYKDIFDVSLDQKTFSSAKRGVILRPFKEDEYEVQKGLLVNMDPPRHTKHRRLVSLGFSGKVIRNLEYHVREITNDIIDQVAPLGECDFVDRISAELPLQVIVEMVGVPKEDRRKVLEWSNKMIGFDDPEYGLDPTVGAMAAAELFMYANELAEDRLANPKDDLVSTLMHAEVDGERLDRADFSSFFMLLLVAGNETTRNLVSGGMLALIEHPEQRARLMADRSLLPTAVEEMLRWVSPVNVFRRTALRDTEVHGQKVREGEQVVLFYASANRDEDAFPHAETFDIGRTPNDHLAFGIGPHFCLGANLARLEIRVMFEELLRRLPDIELAGPAERLRSYFINGIKRMPVRFTPSRAGA